The genomic window TAACAATTAAAATAAGAGAGAGTAAAACAGAAAGCGACTTCATTTTATTGTACACCATTGGTCTAAGATTGATTAAGTTTTCAATCATGTAACGTAATTAAGCTTAAGTTTGGTATTTAAAAAATCTTAGGCAGATAAATTATTCCTGCGACAATAACTGCAACTATTGAAGCGATAAAAACAGCTCCTGCGGAAATATCTTTAATGAGTCCGATTTTTGGGTGATGATCAGGATGGATAAAATCTGCAATATATTCTACAGCAGTATTAACACCTTCAATACTCATTACTAGGCCTATCATTGCAGTTTGAAACATCCATTCTGTAGTTGAAATATTGAAATAAAAACCAGCAATGGTAACAACGATAGCTATAAAGAACTGAATTTTAATGCTAGCTTCGGTTTTAATAAGAATAAGCATTCCTTTAAAAGCGAAGCCAACACTTTTTATTCTATTAATAATAAAGGGCTCTTTGTTTTGTTGCATCTAATAATTAAGATAAACTGCTTAAGGCACTTGCGTAATCTGGTTCGTCTGCAATTTCTGAAACTTGCTCTGTATGCAAAACAGTACCATCTGTATCTATAACAACAACACATCTAGATAGTAAAGTTTCAAATGCTCCGCTGGCAAATGCTAAACCGTAGTCTTTTCCAAATTGACCTGTTTTATAATCAGATAGGCTTATGACATTGTCTAAACCTTCAGCACCACAAAAACGCGCCATTGCAAATGGTAAATCTTTAGAAATACAAAGTACTTTGGTGTTTTCTAACTGACTGGCTTTCTCGTTAAAAGTTCTTACCGATTGTGCGCAAGTACCTGTGTCTACACTTGGAAAAATATTTAATACTAATCTGCTACCTTTAAAATCTGAATTGTTCTTGTCTTTTAATTCAGTATCTGTTAGTTTAAAATCTGGTGCTTTACTACCAACTTCAGGTAAATTTCCTATAGTTTCTACTGGAGTTCCTCCGAGTGTTACGTTTGCCATGGTTTAGTGTTTTAATTTTTGTTAAAAATAAAAAAAGCAATATTTAAAAGTGTAAATAAAATGATAATGTTTTTGTAAGGATGAATTAAGCTTGTGATATATCTATGGCTAGGATAATGTTTTGATTTTCGGTTTCCTTAAAACATGCTAATTGAGTGAAAAATTAGCGCTAAATGTGATAATCCGATAGTTAATTAATTTCTTGTTAGATAAAATTAGCCCTAACAAAATATTTAAGAGGTGCTACTTCTTTAAGGTTTTCTTGATCGATTTAAGAAATTTGAATTTAT from Winogradskyella sp. MH6 includes these protein-coding regions:
- the tpx gene encoding thiol peroxidase, which codes for MANVTLGGTPVETIGNLPEVGSKAPDFKLTDTELKDKNNSDFKGSRLVLNIFPSVDTGTCAQSVRTFNEKASQLENTKVLCISKDLPFAMARFCGAEGLDNVISLSDYKTGQFGKDYGLAFASGAFETLLSRCVVVIDTDGTVLHTEQVSEIADEPDYASALSSLS
- a CDS encoding diacylglycerol kinase, which codes for MQQNKEPFIINRIKSVGFAFKGMLILIKTEASIKIQFFIAIVVTIAGFYFNISTTEWMFQTAMIGLVMSIEGVNTAVEYIADFIHPDHHPKIGLIKDISAGAVFIASIVAVIVAGIIYLPKIF